The nucleotide window AGCTTTGGAAATGTATAGAAAAAGCTAATTAATAAGaggatggaaaaatgttttcattatcaGAATTTGTCTGAAGACTGTGCCCTTCcttctttgtgtcattttggaTTTCCTTGTGTTCTTCCTTCCCTCCGACCttcttgaaataattttctaacCTCAtgcttcatttctttctctcattccTCTATTCCTTATGCCCTTGGTTCCTTACTTTCTCATTACCTTCCTTCATTGTATCATCACCCCTTACTTTGTTGTGTTCGTCCTTCTTCACTTACCTTTGTTCCTTCCTTGTCTTTTTTTGCTTCTTCCCTGCtgccctttttttatttattcatatgtCCTTCCTTCCTCATAGCATCTTCCTTGCTTTCTCACCTCCTTTCAGCTTTCCCTCCTTTTCACttacttgtttttttggtttttttttttgctgattacATATGTAAACCCTGCATGCCGTATAAATATTTGCTATAAACTTACAGTGAGCTGaagcattttacattttaaggtGAACACAAGAAGCTGGGAATTCCAGAGAATTGGTTCTTGCAAAAGGGGGGAGTGTTTACATGAACGTGTCGGATCCCTCAGGTCATAATGAATAAAACGAGACACAAATTCAGATCTTGCCGTTTATTTCAACTCTAACAGCTGAGTGGTGATATCCTTCCTCCACagtgaatttgtttgtttgtttttgcttttttttttacttcagagtTGCTAAACTAGGTGCCAAATATATAGAAAAGGATGTCTGAATGTCAGTGAGGGGCCTACAGGATCCCTGATCAAGAGACCTAAATTAGCTCATTTTTGGTAACTCCACAGGAACAGTATCATCTTTTTTCAACCTAAGTGTGACAAAGATACTATTGCTCACATTTACATTTGGACAGAGTCAGACATGTAAGCTTGACAACACAACATCCTGACGACATACAAagtaaattatgtattttttctttttttactgaagGAAGACCTTAAAGTGATGAATCACTTCTGCTGCGATGTTTGCTGTCTGTGCAGGTCTCAGAGGAGccagctctgctggaaagcacAGCAAACACTTCTCTGCAGCaactattttcagggtaaaaaaaaaaaaaaagaaaaagaaaaagggaaccATAGCTGAAAATAGTTCTCCTTAATGTCACAGCGTTCAGACATGCAGCGACTGCAGGATTACTAAATGGGTCTGTTCCAAAAAGCATCTCGAAGTCCAATTCTCTTACAGGTGTTTCCACTCGCAGAAGGACTTGCACGTGCAGCGGTGTAAAGATTCAGATACAGCGTTGCTCCTGTAAGTCAGTGTAACAGTTTTAGTCATATCAGTCTGCTCCGAATGAATGCAAGATAACCCAAAATGTTCAGATGGATCTGTTTACGACACACCAGATTACGAGCGTGGAGACGTGCTGTCTCACTATGCGTTACACAACATTTCTATGACAAAGGAGCAACAATTCTTTGACCTGAACCTTGATATAAAACAAGCCTTTTCTTCTTGGCCCACATTGATTATGGTTGAGTAAGAAGCTTTACATGGAAACAAAGCCCTTTAGAGCAACAAAACTGATGTTACAACAATAATCCAAACACAGATTTAAAGGAGCACTGCGCCATTTTCACCCACAGTGTTCAGTGCCGGAGAGCTAATACCAGTCAGGAACAAAAAATAGGTATATGATGTTTCCTGACTCCATTAGACCGGCCTGATGACATCATCGGAGGGATCTAACGTTGATCCGAAAAACTGTGACATGTGGGATTTAAAAGGTTAGGCAGAGGAGCTTCTGATCGAAGGTCTTACCTAATAGAATCATGAAATGTAGGATCCACAGTTTGTGGATCTTAATGGAGGCTAGATATGAGATCTCTGCTTCAATTACTAGcaatctgtttcattttaaaccttttcttttgCTAATTATGAATGGTTAGAGGCAATGTACAATATAGCTGGACTGAACATGTAAATAAGGTTGAATATGTTAACTTTTtacaattaatataaaaatgaccAACTAGACCAACTTTTAACCACGGTGAACGTGTACATGAGATAATTATTGACTATAGCGATGGGAGAAATGTGGGGAAAACAAGttaagaattacaaaaatattattctgtGATGGTAACAATAAACTAATGAAAGCAATTGTTATGATTGTTACATGCTTTTgatacttttttctgtttctctacTTTTGTCTCTTTTGGTCACTGATAAAGCCTTCAGTTATGCTTCAGAATATAATCAAACCCACTTTTTGTACTGCTTACCTGTCTAGTTTCATGTCCTAATCTAATAAGTGTTTAGCTTTTATTGGCTGAATAGTTTTGGATGCATTTAATGACCATGGTAAAGAATCTGACTTGttaattgaattcaatttatGATTAGACATGGGCCATTGTCAAAGTTGTAAAAAGTTGTTGTTTCAAACCCTCTAAAACTGGTTCAAAGTCCTTTTATTGAGAGACCAGAGAAAATGCCAGAACCACTGGAGTTTTCTCGGGCTGTATGGAGCATAGAGTGGTATCAAGACTCCAACACCCGTTACTGCCCAAAACCAGTGAGCTGGCTAAAAGAAAGGCTTTCAACTTTCTCACTGCTAGTAAACTTTGGTAGTTTGTTAGTACTTCTGCTCGCAAAATCCACCTTTAAGTCCAACAggtaagtaaaataatttgtcagGTGAGCATTCTGAGAGAATCTCATATCTATCCCATAATAATCTGTAACCAAGAAgaaaatagacagaaaaaaaaactttatgtgAAACTTCAGTTTTGCTTAGCAGGATATGTAAacattggtgtttttattcaaatttgtgAAACTCACAAGTTTGCTTTTCCAAAGTTTTGACCGTTCAGAATATGAAAGCGCaagtggtgatttttttttttttttttactgttattttgaaATGACTGCTTTATTTGGATCTATTTTCATCACCTTTGCAGCTGACATGCCAATATATCTTGAAACAAACATCCCAGCCAATTTAGACTTTTACACCGAAGCTGCTGTTTATCGCCCTTATAGATGTATTAGTACACCGTGAACTGTGATCATGTTTATCTCAGCATTTGTTACATGACAATGGATCATAAGTTAATAGTTATAACACTCCTCCAGGCTACTTCTTCTAAAAAATTATGCTGTTTTGACCCAAGATGGAGGTCAGAGATCAGCTTATGGAGCCGCACATCTTACCAAGCCTCTACTACACATGCTTTCCTGTCTAAGCTTATTGTGCCGTGACTATACAGAGATTATTGCTGTAGAGTTGCAGTGTCCCACAGAGATgtggtttttatatttcaggaaGCCAAGACTAATTTTTCTCAATGCCACTGAGTTTGTCTCACTGAACTGCATAAAAGCCTAAGATGATGCGACACAAAGATGCATCACACCAGTGATTCACACACAGGAGGGTTGTCGGAGTCCTGGCTGTGCATTGAGCTCAGGCCCGTGTCTGAATCCTCATCATTGATGCTGCAGGCTTTTGACAGACCTCTAGCCTGCTCCACCCAACCTGTGCTCTGTTCCACTGACCCCGGGTCAGCCTCTGCACTGCTCACAGGCAGTTCTTCCTTTTCATCATCAGTCAGTTGTTTGTTCGCCTGCTCCAGCTCCATGGTCTCAACTTTGGCAAGCAGGTCCAACAGTTCACTCTCTTTGGTTTCCCAGAGTGCCAGACTCAGGTCCAAGTCCCCTCTGATGGCGTCCAGGTCCGTCTTGAGTCTCAAGCCGATGTACAGACTGGTGTCCAGCTGGGTTTTtatcctctcctcctccagcaggaGCTCGTTTTCTGACAGGCTCTCCACATCTGGCTCCACAGCTGGATCCGCGGGCTCGCAGAGGCTCATCTCCTCCGCGGTGCTGTCGGTGTCCTGCGCATCTTCCGATGCTCCCTCGTCCCGCCGCCGCCTCATCCAGCGCCGGTTCAGCTCCTCCTGGATCTCCCCGGTGATGCTCTCCACCAGCGCCTCCCGCTCCGtcacctcctcctgcagccGCACCACCTCCTCGCAGCGTCGCGCGTAATCCTCGAACTGCGCCAGCGCCTCCGCCGTGCAGCGCACGTCCTGGTGCTCCGCTTTGCGCTTCCCGTCCGCAGATGGAACTGGGCTCTCTGCGGAGGACTCCACCATGTACGTGTCCTGCACATAGTTCACCCCGTGTCTCTTGATGCGGTCGAAGTGCACTTTGGCCTCGTACCGCTCGATCTCCCGGTCCAGCTCCTTGATTCTCTGGATCTGCTGTCGGATGGTGTGATCCTGCGAGATCACCAAGTGGACCAGCGTCTCCATCTTCTCCACTGAACTTTTATCCTTAGGTACTGTCTGTTCcttctttctgttcattttatccAACTTTCTGAAGGCCTTCCGGACGATGCGCCTCTGCTTCTCTTGGGACAAGTTGGCAGCAGCGGCCGCGGCGACCCAGCAGCTCTTAGCGGTGCCCTTGAGCAGCCCACCCGGGCCGCCGCTCTCCCGGCTCGGGACGACCCGCGCCTCGGCACTGCGGGGCCCGTTGTTGGGGAGCGAAGCTTCGCTCTTCACAAGGACGAACCGGACATTCTCCTGCTCGTCTCCCCAGGCGCTCCATAGCCGCAGGATCTTGGTCTTGTTGGGCAAAATCCTCTCGAAGCCTCTCCACTTCTCCACCACGCAGTAGGACTGCGGAGAGCCGGACAGCATCGCGGCTGCGGCGCcctgctgcaggttctggtcCTCCAGCAGGACCCTCACAACGTCGGCACAGGTGGTTCGTTTAGTCAGACCGGAGACCAGCTTCTCCTCTCGGCAGACCCATACCGAGACTTTCCCCTCTTCGGGCTCcatctccaaaaaaaaaaaaaaaacaaacaaacaaaaaagttttccaGTGAATGTCTGCTACAgaagtttctgtgtttatattCCTAATTCCAGTTGAAGTGTTGCTGAAGCGCTTCCTCTGCTGATTTTAGCTGATCATTCAGGAAAAACCTGCATCTTCTTAAAGAATCATTCAAAGTTCTCAGCAAAAATTCACATCCCGTCCCGGTCCTTCAGCGGTGTGTCTGTAAGCTGCATGCCGGGTCCTCGTTCCTCTCCCCCGGGGCAGATTGCTGTTGCTccggagaggagaggaggagaacagCGTCCTTACGTCGGAACAGGCGGCTCTGATGTGCGGAACAGAAGCAGGAGGCTGCTGGAGCTGCCGGGACACGCCTCCCCCCTTCCTCGCTCTCTGCCCACTGATCAACCCACAGAAACCTACACGTTATTATCAGAGGTGCCTTTTGCTTCAGTTTGCTTAAACTCAGTAAATAAAAGTTGGCCCGTGTCAGGGTCAACACAGAGTTTATCATATCTTGCTGcggtgttttttgtttcttctaatGCGTATTTATGGAAGCCCCTTCTCCGCCACTTTGATTTAAATGGATAAATAATAACGGGGTTCAATACATATTAGTggtacacatttaaaaaaaaacatcctgtgTGACAACTGTCAAAGTTTAGTAAATTAATTGTAacttcacagaaaaatatttacctcATTAATGCAGTTTAAAAGTTAATCTCATACAGGTTAATTATTCACAAAATGATCTGTTTCAGGTATTTCTTTCAATAGATGATTATTTAtcacaactaataaaaactgaaaataaatgttaatatcaaagaagattaataaaatgtttccatacaGATATGTGTTTTAGCGTCACAATTATTGGAAAAGCTGCTAagtggaaagtttagtggaaagaaaaactttgttggAAAAGAAAGGGCGTGCAACCAATGTTGAGAACCACAGACTTGATGGAATTGTGAGCCGATTGAAGAATTTTGGCGACATTCTCAAGGTGTGAACTGCAGCTGTAGTCATAGCCTCAAGACTCAGCACATAGATGTGTCCAAGGCACAGGCTATAATTGTCACATTCCTtgtgttcattcattcatgaaCACAAAACAATGCCAAAGTAATATCATTTGGCATAAGGGCTACTGGCCGTTTTTCAGCTGAAagaaaatttagcattttatttggaaatcaagATCACAGAGTCTGACGGAAGAGAGCAGAGATGCAGAATTCAAGATGAAAAGTGTCCAGTGTAAAGTTTTCACAGTCAGTGATGATTTGTGGAGCTTTGCCTGAGATgatctacttttgtttttttgttttttttcaacgGTTCAGAGGttgtttaatcatttttggATAAATTTACAGTTATgctttcaaaactgttttctcaAGTAATGTCTTCATGTTCTCACTGGTAGATTTCTTGAAATTAGTTGCTAATTTAGTCAGTAATACAAAATTCGgagtgtatgtatgtatatatatatatatatatatatatatatatatatatatatatatatatatatatatatatatatatatatatatatatatatatatatgtagatgACTAAATGACTGACCTGATGAATCTGGGTTAGAAGCAAAAAAGTAACGTTTGATTGATAGTTAAACCTTATTGTTACACAGCTTCATCTTTATAATCTTATCTCTGAATGTTTATCAGCTCAACTGAGCCGACTGTGAAGCCAAAGGAAATCCATCTTTTACTCCCTGCAGAGTTCTCACATAATATCTGAAACTGCAGTCGCTGTTTAAGAGGAGAATATGTTCTGCGTTAAGTGGTCTGACTCTGGTGTCTGTGTGCATCTATCCCCAACACGCAGcattaatgtttgtgttgtgtaGCCTCTGCTCAGGCTGGGTGTGTTGGTAAATAAAGTGCTTAGAAAACCACATGGGAATGTGAACACACATGCAGAGATGGGAGGATGCATTCACATATCAGACACATTACCCAGAGCAGCGTGTGTGTAGCAGGCATGCATTACAAACAGTAGATTTGGATTAAGAGGATTGTTGACGCTGCGTCTGGGATGTGAGAGAGAGGGCGAGTGAGAGCAGAACGTTTTTCCTGTGTTTGATCTCATTTCCTGTGAGGTCATACTGTGTATGACCTGTGCATCTATTATTAGCTGTCAGGTTTGGATCCTGAAATGTCAATAGAATAAACCAGACCAAGGAAGCAGACTTCATAAAGAGTGCTATCAGGCTGTTGAAGCTTTGTTGGTTCAAAATGTTCTaaagttatttgttgttttgttgttataaatgcttaattaaaaaacgttcaaaattaaaataaatcaatcaacaTACACTTAGTTGGATAATATCTTTGTCAGATATTTGCTAAGACTTGTTACAGTGAAAGTCTGCAAGAAGCTGGTGTTTTAATTCTCATGTCATGAAAAAACGGAGTTATAATTCTTAAACTGTAGCGCCCTCTGCTGTCTAAACAGGGCATTgcatgttagaaaatggattcTTTCCACGCATCCGTTTCCTTCCACTCTGATATTAGTTTCCAGAGGTAACAGGAGATAATTGGACACCAGGACCCAAATCCCACTCAGAGTTTGTAGCAAATATTTGTTAACAAATGCTCTCTAGCCCGTCTGAACTATACATTAACcaacatttcacttttatttcaaatggaTATGTATAAACTCTGTATATTAACcgcttttctctcttttcttcagtATTAGAATCTTAGTTTTAAATTGTataattacatttctgttgctctAAAAGTAACCCCACAAAATCCAGGGTTTCCAAACACACCCTGAAGCATGTCAGTCTGGTGCAGACAATGCCTGTTTAATTTTTCCTGATGATTATactttttttagctgttttgttAAAGATCAGTACAGTTCAATTAGAGATGCATAGTATCTCTAAAGAAACATTGTGAATAAATAAACGGGTGTGAATAAATGTGGTGAAGTAAAATATCGACCTCCATAAATTTAAACCTAAACCACAATTCTGTAAATATGCAGTCCTTCCAAGAAGaaagcacataaaaatacatcacCTCCAAATTACATGATGTGATgctaatagtaataataaataaagtttaaaaatagtaTCCAGTCTTACCAGGTACTTAAGTTGTGTATAATTGACTTTaagcatacaaaaaaaatcatactggattaggtttgattattttcattaatcTGGGAGGAGTTATAAGGTCATGGCTATTTCAAGCTATTTGAGGTCCACCATTCCATGCAGAATGGTGGACCACATTATCTCACAAGTGTAGATAATCACTTGTGAGATTATGtacaagtggaaaacatttatgaCAGCTGCCAGTCTTCCCAGAAGTGGATGTCTCCTCAGATTCATCCCAATGTCAGACCGTGCAACGCTCAGAGAAAGGACAAAAATACCCACAGGCCCCATCCAAGACTCTGCAGCCATCAATCAGTAAGcagaataaaaatttaaattcaatagAGTCAAACACAACGTCATCAGTTTTGCTGATGATAAAGGCTTGTTGACAGTTGCAGGAAACTGGGCGCCTCGCAGTCATTAAGTCCACTGTTAACTCCTCTGTAAACTAAAGAGTCAAACGTGAGAGAGCTGAAGCCTGGTCCAAACTGGTCATTAACAGAACAGCAATGTCAAACACAGCAGCTACTCTACATCGGATTAGCTAGGAAAGAAATCTTTAGCAAAGCCTCAGTCAAAGCCTCTGTTGTCGATGGTGTGAAGAAACATAGAAAGGTCAGTTGAATTAACACTTGTTTCTTATTCTATGAAATCTATGTGGACTTCtacttaaagaaatgtgttgaaTCAGATTTAAGTCTTTTCACCTTAGAATCTGGTAACACACCAGTGTTTGTCACATAATGTAGAAACCCAAGGGTTGAAAGAGAGCGCATTTCCCTTCTAGATATCAATGTCGCTAATTGTCCCTGCTGGGCTCATTCTGCTTCATCTTTTCAAACTGACACACAATAACTAGTTCagtttgaagaacatttttaattttagaacgtattaaaaatgacagaagaggcaatgaataaataaagcaaagtcACAGTTTAGAACtgacaatttatttaaactgaatagCATATGCGTACAAAGTCTCTACAAAGCTAGAAAATATCTAACATACTTTTAGCCATATGAAGGGGATAAAAGTTACAAAGCAAAGATCAGACCCTGTGCAATAccaatacatacacacatataactagtttctggatttttttttttttctaaatgttctctcttcttcacaaaataggATAAACATCAGAATATCAAAGATATACACAACATCTGTAATAAAGGTTATTGTCACTTTCATACAAAGCACCTTCTGGAAACCCTTGGTGAACAGACAGACGTGCTGCTCGGGCACCGGAGAGAAAAGTTTCAAGGCCATTTTGGAGCTGATTTACAGACAGGGATTTCTGTGCCACACGTGGTTCAGAATAGGAGATAAATGCcccacttacacacacacacacgagacGACATTGAGCACACGGACAACAATGACTGAGAAACTCCACTGAAACCTTCTGGCATGGAGTATACACACTGAGTCAGCCTCTAGTGCCGTTATGATTAGTAGGTAATCAACAGTGAACAGCTGAGTGACTGCTAATAGGCCTCTTTTAAGAAGTCACAGTTTAGAGAGGCCTGTTTCCTGGACTTCCTCCATAACTGAGATGTTAGGATGAGTCCAGGATCATTTCTTTTGAGATAAGCAGCTTCTAGCCTCATGCGGCTCCCGCGACATCACTAGTCTGCTGTGTTTTGTCCCACATCACGACCGTCTTTGGTAAGCAGGTGGTAGACTATGTCCAAACAGTATGAGCGGCTTCGAGGCCGCCTGCTAGGTTAACACTCGCGTGTTGCATGTTGATTCCGGAATAGAAAGACTCTGTTAGCCTGTCTGCAAACAAATTACTGCAGCATGGGACAAAACTCAGTGAGGGTCGAAACCACAGAGGTCTTAGGGTTAACAGAGactaatttaaaaccaaaaaggaaagaaaggtCAGACTGGCTGTCTTTCAGATGTCattgcaaataattatttcagctTTGAGGCCTCTGCTGCATAGCACTGAATCTCCTGGACACTTCTGACCATCGCAGATGGAAGTGGCCACATTGctgtaaagttttcttttttaaaacatttacactcTTCTGGTCCTCAGTTTTACATTGCATCTATTGTCATCTTCAAATTTTGGTAGTTCAGCATTTGCttggtggaaatgttttcaaattggtaaaaaaaaaaaaaaaaaaaaaaaaaaaaaaaagcacatttgctAAGTTTGTGAGGAACTTTAACACTTGTGAGTGACTGACGCAGCTTCCACTGAAACTATTCAGATACCTCAAGAAAATTTCACTGCTTGCATGACCTGAGATAACTCATGGTATCAGAAGAATCATACGCTCATACGCAGCTACAATAGGAGTTGGTTCCtatgaaataagcaaacaatttattaaatgtatataATTATTTCCGTGCAGGatgtttgtgaaagaaaatttaGCTAAATTATAGTTAAAGTCTGTTATAAGTGCACAGTGGAGATTAAAGCCCACGTTTCCTGTGCTTCTGGACATACTTTCTTTTATTCAAAGCAGCATGAATAAAAAATCTCCATCTTATACTGCTATGGACAAATTTGGCAATGGCTCATCAGGGGATTGGGGATTTCTGCCTTAtgcccttttttatttttatttcatttttatttaccatagcctataaaataatttggttcataaaatctttatttaatattttgaatttctacattttttaattttttgctgtataaaaaggttttggttCTCTGAGCGGTTTTTCCTTTTGGTGGGACATAATTTACTCTGTTGCCACTggatgtattatttatttaattgtctttttagcttttctttcgAGATCCTCGTGTTTTAATTTGAACTACAGTTTCATTCCGATCCAAACAaaattttttgcacagtttaaAGAATCTGGCATTTTTATGATACTTAGAATGGCTGTAGTTTAGTGTTTGTGCCCAACTACGATGTCTTTTAGACTTTAAACCTTCGAAAGTGCCCTGGCCTGAGCAGGTATGGGTTGTTTTCCTgcgtaaaaatataaaaatattttaaattgttagttttaaaaaaaatgccaaaattttcCATCATACAGTTGCtagattttaaatctttaataaGATGCCAGAAAGAGAGTGAAGGTGATCAGATGATGAGTGAAGCATAACGGTGAGTTTTGACTTCTCCTCTCCCACTTGTTGCTGCACACTAATGGTCAAAAGGGTTTTCGAAAGTGCAACGCAAGGCATTTTGAGATGTTAAAGGAATTGATAAATCctttcaaaaccttttccagATCTAACCTGAAGTTTATTCTGCACAAGAtgtgagaaaaatgcaaaaacaaatggtTATAAAATTATGCTTTGCAGACTTGGGTGACCTTTTTGATTCAGTTCCAGTGTTCAGTGTGTTTAACTTCACGCCTCCCTTCACTTTGTGATTTTCTGGCATCTCTATTCTTTAGCTAAAGCCGTAGTTTGTGGAGAGCCTACAACTGAACACAATTCTGTCATTGTATGAAGGTATGAGTCAGGAGACTCATACCTTCAATAAAATTCAATTACAACATGGGAAAACAGAAGCATTACAAGACATAAATAATCATCTGTATTGGGCTAATGCCCATCCTGTTTTGTAGGTTTGTACTACAAAACAGGATGCTGGACAGAAGATCTGTAATCCAAAGTAGTCCAAGTCCAGTTAAAAGGAGAACGATCAAACAAATCATTCTCATtatcacaaaaataacaattaccAAATCACACATGAATTATAATGAAACATGATATTGGCAATAAAATGATAAGGGATTGGTTGTCTTCAGATTGGACTTGGGTTTTTGGAAACCCATCAGGTTATGCTCAACATTTGCTATATGAAAATGCCAGCTAGAGTTAAAAGATAAATCAGTCTTATGCACAGTGGAGTGGGCAGATATTCTTAAGTCATTATGTGGGACTCCTACCAAAGAAATCCAAAT belongs to Gambusia affinis linkage group LG08, SWU_Gaff_1.0, whole genome shotgun sequence and includes:
- the rassf10a gene encoding ras association domain-containing protein 10 codes for the protein MEPEEGKVSVWVCREEKLVSGLTKRTTCADVVRVLLEDQNLQQGAAAAMLSGSPQSYCVVEKWRGFERILPNKTKILRLWSAWGDEQENVRFVLVKSEASLPNNGPRSAEARVVPSRESGGPGGLLKGTAKSCWVAAAAAANLSQEKQRRIVRKAFRKLDKMNRKKEQTVPKDKSSVEKMETLVHLVISQDHTIRQQIQRIKELDREIERYEAKVHFDRIKRHGVNYVQDTYMVESSAESPVPSADGKRKAEHQDVRCTAEALAQFEDYARRCEEVVRLQEEVTEREALVESITGEIQEELNRRWMRRRRDEGASEDAQDTDSTAEEMSLCEPADPAVEPDVESLSENELLLEEERIKTQLDTSLYIGLRLKTDLDAIRGDLDLSLALWETKESELLDLLAKVETMELEQANKQLTDDEKEELPVSSAEADPGSVEQSTGWVEQARGLSKACSINDEDSDTGLSSMHSQDSDNPPVCESLV